A window of the Brassica napus cultivar Da-Ae chromosome A2, Da-Ae, whole genome shotgun sequence genome harbors these coding sequences:
- the LOC125586411 gene encoding DNA mismatch repair protein PMS1-like — protein MQGDSSPLIRPINRAVVHRICSGQVILDLSSAIKELVENSLDAGATSIEINLRDYGEDYFQVIDNGCGISPSNFKVLALKHHTSKLEDFTDLQSLTTFGFRGEALSSLCALGNLTVETRTNKEQVATLLTFDRSGLLVAEKKTARQIGTTVTVRKLFSNLPVRSKEFKRNIRKEYGKLVSLLNAYALIGKGVRFVCSNTTEKTPKSVVLSTQGKGSLKDNIITVFGMSTFTSLQPVSICISDDCRVEGFLSKPGQGTGRNLADRQYFFINGRPVDMPKVSKLVNELYKGTSSRKYPVAILDFLLPGGACDLNVTPDKRKVFFSDETSVMASLKEGLNEIYSSSNASYTVNRLEDNSVRPDKAGVSSLQEKSNLLSKGIVLDVSSKTRDGKAIEKEISSSREAELDNSSTLKVFKFDIKTRGTKQGKGSLSVHDESLSVTHLNKADSKGLPDVNVIEKVTDGSKDLNNRASFAQSTLNTFVTVGKRKHESISTLLSETPVLRNPPPGCRVEKGKFEVRALSARCTMEGDQVGGMAVSKQDVTPNEVDSEIANLTSPTTHTDNVERHKREHEKPLCFEEPTSENTRTEGDTERILENDPHCSQSLRPVATVLGSSAHSAGPKMFSTLKFSFQNLRKRRLERLSRLQSTGYVSKSLNTPRPKKCFAAATLELSQPDDEERKARALAAATSELERLFRKEDFRKMQVLGQFNLGFIIAKLDRDLFIVDQHAADEKFNFEHLARSTVMNQQPLLQPLTLELSAEEEVTILMHMDVIRENGFLLDENPSAPPGRHFRLRAVPYSKKITFGVEDLKDLISTLGDNHGECSVISSYRTSKTDSVCPSRVRAMLASRACRSSVMIGDPLRKNEMQKIVEHLADLESPWNCPHGRPTMRHLVDLTSLLTLPDDDNDDDGAAISLS, from the exons ATGCAAGGAGATTCGTCTCCGTTGATAAGACCCATCAACAGAGCCGTCGTTCACCGAATCTGCTCCGGGCAAGTCATCTTGGACCTCTCCTCCGCCATCAAGGAGCTTGTGGAGAACAGTCTCGACGCCGGAGCCACCAGCATAGAAATCAACCTCCGTGACTACGGCGAAGACTACTTCCAAGTCATCGACAACGGCTGCGGCATTTCCCCATCCAATTTCAAG GTTCTCGCGCTTAAGCACCACACTTCGAAGTTGGAGGATTTCACAGATCTTCAGAGTTTGACTACGTTTGGTTTCAGAGGAGAAGCTCTTAGCTCTCTATGTGCCTTGGGGAATCTCACGGTGGAGACGAGAACAAATAAGGAGCAAGTTGCTACGCTCTTGACCTTTGATCGTTCCGGTTTGTTGGTTGCTGAGAAGAAGACTGCACGCCAAATTGGTACCACTGTCACTGTGAGGAAGTTGTTCTCTAATTTACCTGTTCGAAGCAAAGAGTTTAAACGCAATATACGCAAAGAGTATGGGAAGCTTGTTTCTTTATTGAAT GCATATGCACTTATTGGGAAAGGAGTGCGGTTTGTCTGCTCTAACACGACTGAGAAAACCCCAAAGTCTGTTGTTCTGAGCACACAAGGGAAGGGTTCACTTAAAGATAATATCATAACAGTATTTGGCATGAGCACCTTTACAAGTCTACAGCCTGTAAGTATATGTATATCAGATGACTGTAGAGTCGAAGGGTTTCTTTCCAAGCCTGGACAAGGTACTGGACGCAACTTGGCGGATCGACAGTATTTCTTTATAAATGGTCGACCTGTAGATATGCCGAAAGTCAGCAAGTTGGTGAATGAGCTTTACAAAGGTACAAGTTCTCGGAAATACCCAGTTGCCattcttgattttcttttacCTGGTGGGGCATGTGATTTGAATGTCACGCCCGATAAAAGAAAGGTCTTCTTTTCCGACGAGACTTCTGTTATGGCTTCTCTGAAGGAAGGTCTGAACGAGATATATTCCTCTAGTAATGCGTCTTATACAGTTAATAGGCTCGAGGATAATTCCGTGCGaccagataaggctggagtttCATCTCTTCAGGAGAAATCAAATCTCCTTTCAAAAGGGATCGTGCTGGATGTCAGTTCTAAAACCAGAGATGGGAAAGCTATTGAAAAGGAAATATCTTCCTCGAGGGAGGCTGAGCTGGATAATAGTTCAACACTGAAGGTTTTCAAATTTGACATTAAGACACGTGGGACTAAGCAAGGGAAAGGTTCTTTATCAGTCCATGATGAGTCCCTATCTGTAACTCACCTTAACAAGGCAGATAGCAAAGGTTTGCCTGACGTCAATGTGATTGAGAAAGTTACGGATGGAAGTAAAGACTTAAACAATCGCGCTAGCTTTGCACAGTCAACTCTGAATACTTTTGTTACTGTGGGAAAAAGAAAGCATGAAAGCATAAGCACCCTCCTCTCTGAAACACCTGTCCTAAGAAACCCCCCTCCTGGTTGTCGTGTGGAGAAAGGCAAATTTGAAGTCCGTGCTTTGTCTGCAAGATGTACAATGGAAGGTGATCAAGTTGGTGGTATGGCCGTCTCGAAGCAAGATGTGACGCCAAATGAGGTGGACTCTGAAATAGCAAATTTGACATCTCCTACAACCCATACTGACAATGTAGAAAGACACAAAAGA GAGCACGAGAAACCATTATGTTTTGAAGAACCAACATCAGAAAACACACGCACCGAGGGAGATACGGAAAGGATTTTGGAGAACGATCCACATTGCAGTCAGTCACTGCGACCTGTTGCCACAGTGCTGGGCTCCTCAGCTCATTCAGCCGGTCCAAAAATGTTTTCaacattaaaatttagtttccaAAACCTAAGGAAGAGGAGGTTAGAAAGGCTGTCAAGATTACAGTCCACAGGTTATGTATCTAAAAGTTTGAACACGCCACGGCCTAAAAA GTGCTTTGCCGCTGCAACATTAGAGTTATCTCAACCGGATGATGAGGAGCGAAAAGCAAGAGCTTTAGCTGCAGCTACTTCCGAGCTGGAAAGGCTTTTCCGAAAAGAAGATTTCAGAAAAATGCAG GTACTCGGACAATTCAATCTTGGTTTTATCATTGCAAAATTGGATCGAGATCTGTTCATTGTGGATCAG CATGCTGCCGATGAGAAATTCAACTTCGAACACTTAGCAAGATCAACTGTCATGAACCAGCAACCCTTACTCCA GCCTTTGACTTTGGAGCTCTCtgcagaagaagaagttacAATATTAATGCACATGGATGTAATCAG GGAGAACGGGTTTCTTCTTGATGAGAATCCGAGTGCTCCTCCAGGACGACACTTCAGACTGAGAGCGGTTCCTTATAGCAAGAAAATCACTTTCGGGGTCGAAG ATCTTAAAGACCTAATATCAACTCTTGGAGATAACCACGGAGAATGTTCGGTTATAAGTAGTTACAGAACCAGCAAAACAGATTCGGTTTGTCCATCAAGAGTCCGTGCAATGCTAGCATCAAGAGCATGCAGATCGTCTGTGATGATCGGAGATCCACTCAGAAAAAACGAAATGCAGAAG ATAGTAGAACACTTGGCAGATCTGGAATCTCCTTGGAACTGTCCGCACGGACGACCAACGATGCGTCATCTTGTCGATTTGACAAGTTTGCTCACATTACCTGACGACgacaatgatgatgatggtgcaGCCATTTCATTGTCATGA
- the LOC106413285 gene encoding uncharacterized protein LOC106413285 — MKAPNSFWNPGLWCKFYRDHGHKTEDCVVLRIMVNELLKKGHLREFLFEKAKSHLSKETIGNLIEVALVSPPRQDRVIHVISGSSKISSVNHAAAKKSTWNAKHGLEEAKPKRPLLDTDEISFTAKEHERVLTPHHDALVISLIVANCLAAYKDLGLEKNALTRRITPLIGFIGEVKQTTGEVTLTVYSKGINMSTKVLVVDCDSSYNMILGRLWIHDMEAVP, encoded by the exons ATGAAAGCACCCAATTCTTTCTGGAACCCTGGTCTCTGGTGCAAATTCTACCGAGACCACGGTCACAAAACGGAGGACTGTGTCGTACTAAGGATCATGGTCAACGAATTGCTCAAGAAAGGGCACCTCAGGGAGTTCCTTTTCGAAAAGGCCAAGAGCCATCTTAGCAAGGAGACAATCGGAAATCTCATTGAAGTTGCTCTTGTCTCGCCACCTCGACAGGACCGAGTGATCCATGTCATATCAGGTAGTTCGAAGATCAGCAGTGTAAACCACGCAGCCGCGAAGAAAAGCACCTGGAACGCCAAGCATGGCCTAGAGGAAGCCAAGCCGAAACGCCCGCTCCTGGATACAGACGAGATAAGCTTCACGGCCAAGGAGCATGAAAGGGTTCTCACCCCACATCATGACGCCCTGGTCATATCGCTAATTGTAGCGAATTGCCTG GCCGCATACAAGGATCTAGGACTGGAGAAAAACGCTCTTACTCGGAGGATAACTCCACTCATAGGATTCATCGGGGAAGTCAAGCAGACTACCGGAGAGGTGACCCTCACGGTATACTCTAAAGGGATCAACATGTCAACCAAGGTTCTTGTCGTTGACTGCGATTCATCCTACAACATGATACTGGGACGGCTCTGGATTCACGACATGGAAGCTGTCCCTTGA
- the LOC125586419 gene encoding co-chaperone protein p23-1-like produces the protein MSRHPEVKWAETTDKIFLTVVLADSKETKVNLLPEGVFDFSAKAGPENHAYELKLELHDKVNVDESKINIGVRSIFCIIEKAEPERWNKLIRGGKAPHYVKIDWDKWVDEDDEGSAGAGDMDMGGMGGMDFSSLAGMGGMPGMGGMPGMGGMGGMPGMGGMGGMPGLEGLGGMGGLGGMGGLGGMGGMGGMEEFEDSDDEEETAKPGDKKDEAVKEEAKPVDVK, from the exons ATGAG TCGTCATCCCGAAGTGAAGTGGGCAGAGACCACTGACAAGATTTTCCTCACCGTAGTGTTAGCTGATTCCAAGGAGACTAAAGTTAATCTCCTCCCAGAAGGAGTCTTTGACTTCTCTGCAAAAGCTGGTCCTGAAAACCACGCTTATGAGCTTAAACTCGAGCTTCACGATAAAGTCAACGTGGAT GAAAGCAAAATCAACATTGGAGTGAGAAGCATATTCTGCATAATAGAGAAGGCAGAGCCGGAAAGGTGGAACAAGCTAATCCGTGGAGGGAAGGCGCCACACTATGTCAAGATTGATTGGGACAAGTGGGTAGATGAGGACGATGAAGGCAGTGCTG GTGCTGGAGATATGGATATGGGAGGAATGGGTGGAATGGATTTCTCG AGCTTGGCTGGAATGGGCGGTATGCCCGGTATGGGCGGTATGCCCGGTATGGGTGGAATGGGCGGTATGCCCGGTATGGGTGGAATGGGTGGAATGCCCGGACTTGAAGGACTTGGTGGCATGGGTGGACTTGGTGGCATGGGTGGACTTGGCGGCATGGGAGGTATGGGAGGAATGGAAGAGTTTGAAGACAGTGATGATGAAG AAGAAACCGCAAAACCAGGAGACAAGAAAGATGAAGCCGTTAAGGAGGAAGCGAAACCAGTAGATGTTAAGTGA
- the LOC106413296 gene encoding GDSL esterase/lipase At4g10955, which translates to MGGGARGTPDSEIFSISGPSHLTSIDWTDSYHRTSVAASLVKGVYTLERDRQEKLIGSKSRAKPWWDFFHFTLLEILIDQQEDCIYGAVFEYALFNLYQNAPGVKLPPRYVIAFRGTNLGAETLVGDVKLDLRCGFNTLHRAARLEHAIEAIKTMVVKYREPAMWLVGHSLGAGLALVAGKSMVKDGTLLEAHIFNPPISSIPLEKLLRSKRLKGMCRIAGSVVKATLAMVLKDLQVQEDDPKIASWIPYLYVNAEDPICSEYIGYFKHKTVMYMIGASKIERIGSRSSLRRSLWVGKRGTSSSSDLSTEPIHLLPSANMTVNRNKPTKSKSAHGLHQWWEQDSALRANWEICCVRPCSEEKSVKLLN; encoded by the exons ATGGGAGGAGGGGCGAGGGGGACCCCAGACAGCGAGATCTTCAGCATTTCTGGCCCCTCACATCTTACCTCTATTGATTG gACTGACTCGTACCATCGAACTTCAGTGGCAGCAAGTTTGGTAAAAGGAGTTTACACATTGGAACGGGACAGGCAAGAGAAACTGATAGGTTCGAAATCAAGAGCCAAGCCTTGGTGGGACTTTTTCCACTTCACTTTACTCGAaatcttaatcgaccaacaagAGGACTGCATATACGGTGCAGTTTTCGAATACGCGCTATTCAATCTTTACCAAAATGCCCCTGGTGTGAAATTACCTCCGCGTTATGTGATTGCGTTCCGTGGTACGAACCTAGGAGCCGAAACCTTGGTGGGTGATGTGAAACTTGACCTCCGATGCGGCTTTAACACCCTCCATAGAGCCGCCAGGCTTGAGCACGCTATAGAAGCAATCAAAACTATGGTGGTCAAATACCGGGAACCAGCTATGTGGCTCGTTGGACACTCTTTGGGAGCCGGACTAGCCTTGGTGGCTGGAAAGTCCATGGTAAAAGATGGCACCCTCCTCGAGGCTCACATATTTAACCCGCCTATCTCGTCTATTCCTTTAGAGAAGCTACTTCGGAGCAAGAGGCTTAAAGGTATGTGTCGGATCGCCGGGAGTGTCGTCAAAGCCACCCTAGCCATGGTCTTGAAGGATCTTCAg GTTCAAGAAGACGATCCAAAGATAGCATCGTGGATACCTTATTTATATGTGAACGCAGAAGATCCAATTTGTTCAGAATACATTGGTTACTTCAAACACAAAACCGTCATGTATATGATCGGTGCGAGCAAAATCGAGAGAATCGGTTCGAGAAGCTCACTTAGGAGGAGTCTATGGGTCGGAAAAAGAGGAACATCATCATCGTCGGATTTGTCAACTGAACCTATTCACCTTCTTCCATCAGCCAATATGACGGTAAACAGGAACAAACCGACTAAGTCTAAGTCAGCTCACGGGCTTCACCAATGGTGGGAGCAAGACTCGGCCCTGAGGGCAAATTGGGAAATCTGCTGCGTTAGGCCCTGCTCTGAAGAAAAATCGGTAAAACTGTTGAATTAG